The Pseudodesulfovibrio sp. zrk46 genome contains a region encoding:
- a CDS encoding DUF21 domain-containing protein — protein sequence MPDISVNDGRSLNNSFGVGIRMLFTWLGILFCLSQSAIFSGLNLAYFSLSRLRLELEAGSGNQKAARVLALRQKPNLLLCTILWGNVGINVLLALLSESVMAGIGSFFFSTFVITIVGEILPQAYFSRNALTFGALLEPVIRFYQVILYPFAKPSSLLLDRLVGTEKIEFIKESKMRRLLRMHVEASDADIDEIEGRGAMNFLSLDDIEVHQEGEVLKQESIVSIEFKSGNPLFPEEKREFIDQVNCSGQKWVLLTDQRDRPRLLIDADGFIRAAMQDETVSPSEYCHRPIVVRNEHTPLGEVLGRFEVLPASSDDDVIDFDTILVWTDTHHRIITGADIFGRLMRGIAKVRKLDDSA from the coding sequence ATGCCTGATATTTCAGTCAATGACGGTAGGTCTCTTAATAACTCTTTTGGGGTAGGAATCAGGATGCTTTTTACATGGTTGGGAATACTCTTTTGCCTGTCGCAGTCGGCGATATTTTCCGGCTTGAACCTCGCTTATTTCAGTCTCAGCCGTTTGCGTCTTGAATTGGAGGCTGGTTCCGGAAATCAGAAAGCCGCTCGCGTCTTGGCGTTACGGCAAAAGCCGAACCTGCTCTTATGCACCATTCTGTGGGGCAATGTCGGTATTAACGTTTTGTTGGCACTGCTGTCTGAGTCGGTGATGGCGGGAATCGGATCGTTTTTCTTCTCGACATTCGTCATAACCATCGTTGGCGAAATACTGCCTCAGGCCTACTTTTCCAGAAATGCGCTGACCTTTGGCGCGTTGCTGGAACCTGTCATCCGTTTTTATCAGGTGATCTTATACCCATTTGCAAAGCCGTCTTCGTTATTGCTCGATAGATTGGTCGGTACAGAAAAGATCGAGTTCATCAAGGAAAGCAAGATGCGTCGGTTGCTCCGTATGCATGTCGAAGCATCCGATGCCGATATTGATGAAATAGAAGGGCGCGGAGCAATGAATTTTCTTTCGCTTGATGACATCGAAGTCCATCAGGAGGGAGAAGTCCTCAAACAGGAGAGCATCGTTTCCATTGAGTTCAAAAGCGGTAATCCCCTTTTCCCTGAGGAAAAGAGGGAGTTCATCGATCAGGTGAACTGCTCTGGTCAGAAGTGGGTTCTGTTGACAGATCAAAGGGATCGGCCCCGCTTGTTGATCGATGCAGATGGATTCATCCGTGCAGCGATGCAGGATGAGACGGTGTCCCCCTCGGAATACTGTCATCGTCCCATTGTCGTGCGCAATGAGCACACCCCCTTAGGCGAGGTCTTGGGTCGCTTTGAGGTGCTCCCTGCCTCTTCAGACGACGATGTCATCGACTTCGACACCATCCTCGTGTGGACGGACACCCACCACAGGATCATTACTGGTGCCGACATCTTTGGCCGCCTGATGCGGGGCATCGCCAAAGTACGAAAGCTTGATGATTCCGCCTAA